GAGTGGCCCACTCAGTTGGCAGTCGCATCATGTTTCGTTCGATGTTCTAGATCGTTCCGCGCTCAGCTTGCGAATCTCTTGCGCCATGCTATGTCCCTTGCCCTTGCGCGCTGAGGTGATCGAGCCACGACTCACATCCCGTCCAGCAGTAGCGGTCTGGTCTAGACCCAGCACTTCAATGAGCTCAGGAATCTCAGCGTGATCGCGCGTCGTCTTCATTCGATGGCACCATGTaactctcttctcctcgttTCCATCGTGGTCTGGGCCTcgttcttctgcttcttcgaATGCGCTAATAGGCTTCGCCTTTTCGTCTCGTGGTGTTGAGACGGGTGTGAGGATGTCTCGCGGTTCGAAGAGGAACTCGCCGCCAACTTGACGCTGATCACCCATCTTGAGAACGTTTCCAGTTGGTATTTGCTTCACTCCTTGGACTATGCTGCCTACAATGCTGTGCATCATGCTTCGGCGCATGTAGGCTGGCTTGGTGCCTAGTTGCAGCGTTTTGGACATGCCAAGGGCGTCGAAAAGGGACCTTGTCGGATCGGTATATACAGGAAAGCGACATCCTGTCTCATTGACATACATATCAATGAGCGCAGGATCACCACACCCAATAACCGCAATGAATGTGCTCACTGGTAGTCGCAAGAGAGCTTCGGGAGTAATAGCCTCGGACAAAGAGCGCAGAAACTCTTGGCAGTTCTAGAGGGACAATATCAGTAACATGAAACGACCACGAGACGAAGGGGTCACGACATACGCCACAGAAGAAATGTCTAACAAAGATGATGAGCACGCGTCGTGCAACGTTGCTACCAGTGTAAAGGGTCTTGAAGGGGTGCGATTTTCCGTGTCTGTCGAGAACAATGTAGTTTtcgatcttgttgagggTTTCGGCAGAGGGTAAGTCGTTATTCGTCGCAAGTTCGCCTTCAAAGTCTTCGGGCTGCGTCTTGTCGACCTTGATCGGTGTAGGAGGAGACTTGCTTCTTGTAGAACCAGCTTTTCTAGGTACAGAGCAAGTATCGCATTTTAGAGCTTCAGAGGTCTTTTCGTCAGAGTCTTGCGCTGGTCGTGGAGGAAGAGTCGGGGCTCGTTCGACGGAAGGACTCTCAGGAGGGATGCCTCCCACGGGCTTGCGCTCAATGGGAGATTTCGTGGTGGTTGAGGCTTTAGCCTCAATATGGTTGTCCGTCATGTTGGTCCAGGAGATCTTCAAAAACTAAGAGATATCGCGAGTCGTGAAAGACCAAGGTTGCAGTGGAAGTTGAGCTTAATTAAGTGAGGGAACCCAATCGCAGAGGGGCATACAAGCGGCCCGTGAGTGGCGCCGCTAACAGAACGGTCTCCAGCTTATAAGGGGCCGGCCGCAGTGGAGAAGGAGTTTCGCTGCGTCGTAAACGTAAACGGAATGACAGTGGCTTAGATTCGTGAAGAGGAAGGTTTTATGAAGTTATCACGATATTCCTGGTTCTGAGAAAAGGGGGGAGACGTGGCGTTTTAGGTCGGGTCGGGTTTCTTGTCCATGAAGCGGCAAACTGACTTATGACCTGGTGGCTACCCTTGTTTGGCTGACGATGCCCTGAATTTCAGCGGCAGGGTAAGTTTTAGCTTGATTTTTGGCTGCTTGTGAGGTCATACATTGGACTGCCAGGGGATTGGATACCCTGGAGGTGTTGTGAAACCGTCCACCTTGTACCGACTGAAGGCATGAAAAATATCTCCATTCTGAGTAAGTGTATTGAGAAATAACTTGTTAGTGATTCTAAAGGTCTTTTAGTACAAATTGGGTACTGCAGGGTCGCGGCGTGAGAAAAGATCAGCGTCTTATCACAGGAACAGAAGTGCTTCTGAATTCACTGAAACACACTTGACAGCCATGGCAAACGTCACAGCATAAAATCGGGCAGTACCGCATCTACAACGCCAATATAGTGCTGTGAAACCAAGCCATGTAGTAACATGGATCATAAACCATCGTTTATATCCAACAGGTCGTCACAAGATATACTAAGAGTTCGATGTTTGGTAAAGGCATGGGTTGTAAGTAATTGCCGATTACGACAGCCCGAGCGCTATTTATAAACACCAACAGTATCAATTATGGTCCAATCCATATTCGAGGCCTGAGTCGTTCTCTGACAATTAACCGCCTCGCGTATCATTGGCATGGATGTCCAATCCACTTTCGTCATGTCAAAAATCTGTCAGCGGGGACTAGACCAGACAGAAATGCTTGTCCCCATCGAGAGCCAAGTCCGTCCAAGTATTTCTGTCGATAGAAGTCAAAATCTTGGTGGGGTGTGACATCTTCCCACTCATCCAACCCTCCCACCAaattctctctttttttgcAGCTCTCACTCATGCGCAGTTAGCCAAGATGGCAGCTCAAGTCCCCACTGAAGctctcaaggagctcaacgGTAAGTTCCTTTGTATACGGTCTACTCAGTGGTGAACTATCATGTGAAAATGCCTGAGCCAAAAATACTGATGACGGTTGCCCCGCAGTGGCCGATGGCTCTCAGAAGCCCGGCGCAAACACACAATCAAAGACCGACGCTGCCGGAGACGATCACGGCGAAGATGATTccgaagacgaagccaacGGCACCGCTCCCGCCGAGGGAGCCgccaaaaagaagaagaagagaaagcccaagaagaagaagaagaaccctACCAGCCAGAGCGACCCTCCTCGAGTCCAGGTCAGCCAGTTGTTCCCTAACAAGTCCTATCCCCACGGAGAGGAGGTTGAATACAAGGACGAGAACAACTACCGAACTAccgatgaggagaagcgcCATCTCGATAACCTGAACAGCGACTTCTTGGCCGACTACCGTGAGGCAGCCGAGATCCATCGCCAGGTTCGACAGTGGACTCAGAAGAATGTCAAGCCCGGACAGACCTTGACTCAGATCGCTGAGGGCATTGAGGATGGTGTTCGTGCTCTTACTGGACACGCTGGACTTGAGGAGGGTGACAGCATCAAGGCTGGTATGGGTTTCCCTTGTGGTCTTAGTCTCAACCATTGCGCCGCGCATTACACTCCCAATGCCGGTAACAAGATGGTTCTCCAGCAGGAGGATGTCATGAAGGTCGATTTCGGTGTCCACGTCAACGGCCGTATTGTCGACTCTGCCTTTACTATGTCTTTCGACAACAAGTACGACAACCTTCTCAAGGCCGTCCAGGAGGCCACTAACGCTGGTATTCGCGAGGCCGGCATCGATGCCCGCGTCGGTGAAATTGGTGGTGTCATCCAGGAGACTATGGAGAGCTTCGAGGTTGAGATCGACGGAACCACCTACCCCGTCAAGAGTATTCGCAACCTCACAGGCCACAACATTTTGCCCTACAGCATCCACGGAACCAAGGCCGTACCCATTGTCAAGAGTAACGATCAGACCAAGATGGAGGAAGGCGATGTCTTTGCCATTGAGACCTTTGGAAGCACTGGCAACGGATACGTCCGTGACGATATGGAGACGTCGCACTATGCTAAGCGAGGAGACTCGCAGCACGTCGATCTCCGTTTGAGCTCGGCCAAGTCGCTGCTCAACGTGATTAACAAGAACTTTGGCACTCTGCCGTTCTGCCGTCGATATCTGGACCGTCTTGGCCAGGACAAGTATCTACTTGGAGTATGTATCGGAATTCACAGGGAGAAGAACTATTGCTAACAGTTTAAAGCTCAACAACCTGGTCAATGCTGGTATCGTCGAAGCGTACCCGCCCTTGTGTGACAAGAAGGGCTCGTACACTGCTCAGTTTGAGCATGTAAGTGAATCATTGATGTGCAGCTGGTGATAGTGACTAACAGATCCTAGACCATTCTGATTCGACCCACCGTGAAGGAGGTCATCAGCCGTGGAGATGACTACTAGACGGATCTACTACTATGTCATGGAGCGGATTGTGAGATGGACTCTGAAATATGACTCTCCTCTTTCGACACGAACAAGTTTGACTATGTAAATAAACACAAAATATGATTTACGTTAGGAATATATGGCATTATGGCATAGCCAACTACGTATGAAGACTTGTAGATTGGTTTATGGCATAAATGATGCAGCATTACAGCGGCCAATAGCCTGAATACCGACAACATCATTATGCAAGAACCTGGCAGGTTATGCATTGCTACGTTGACAAATTGCGTAGTTATGACCCCCAATGCAATCAACTGCCCATTTTGACGGCTGCAAGATGATCGATCGATCTATCTAATCTTGGAATACCACAGAAAATGACTGATGCTATTTTGAGTTTCTGTATCGATTCTTGTACATTCCACAGACCAAGACCCTTGAAATTTGATCTTCTCACCCGCGTTAATCCCTTCCCCATATCGAGCCTCACAGTGACAAGTTGACCAATGCTTGACGTTTGATCACCAACGCTTAGCTTCATCGTTCTCCGGTTTTTCCCCATCATTGACGCACTCGCCACTCTGTGGCACACTCGCTCTTCCAGCAATGCACGAGACCAGAAATCGAGCTCCGACCTCCTCCTGCAGACCGAGCCAATCACCGCATCTCAATATCCCGAGGCTTTATCGCGATCGAGAGGCTTTGCCGTGTAGGGTTAGCTCTGTGTCGTATCGGGTTTAGTGGCTGAACGCGGATGTGCTCGGGCCCAGAGCCGATGGCCGGCGATAGCGAGTACCCTCCTTCACATGGAATATTTTTTTCTTAGAGGCCCGTAGAAGGAGGAGTCAGGGCGGTGTCCCCAATTAAAAAGGCCGCATCGCCATCCATCTCCGTCCAGCGCTCATCTTTACCCTCACTTCCGTCACTCTCCATCGCCACTGGAGCATCTTGTATATCTTCGTTTTCTGCGACTGATATAATAAGGAAGGCGTCTACTTTCTTTTACATCTTTGATTTTTTGACTCTTCACAAGAAcgagtttcttctttctttgaAAAGCTTTTAGCTTCTACACccgaaaaaaaaaaaagtttcTGACTCCCACGCGAGCAACTTCTAACTTCCACAACCACCTGCGACAAACCTCAACGAGCCTTCATCAATCAAAATGAAGGTCTTCAGCAACAAGGTCACATACAACTACTCCTGGGACGAGGTGTCCACAGCAAACTGGACAAAGTACGGCCCCTGGAACAACAAGTCTGAGCATGTCATTGCCGTCGACACCCTCTCCCGCGAAGTCGACCCCGCGACCGGTATCCTTCGCACCGAGCGTCTGATCACCTGCAAGCAAACCGTGCCCGATTggatcaagaccatcatcgGTGGTACTGGCGACGAGAGCTTCATGTATGAGGCTAGCTACGTCGaccccatcaacaagaccgtCACCATGGTTAGCCAGAACTTGACATGGAGCAACCTCGTCAACGTTCAGGAGGAGGTCGTATACAAGCCCCTCGGCGACCACCAAACACAGTTCATCCAGAACGCCAACATCACTGCTCTCTGCGGTGGCTGGCAGCGAATTAAGAACAGCATCGAGGACACCATGGTGTCTCGCTTCCGTGAGAACGCTGTCAAGGGCCGTGAGGGCTTCGAGCGCgttctgatgatgagccGCAAGGCTTTCGCCGAGGAGAAGGCGCGCCAGATTCTATGAGTTTACCATCACGTATGAATCACGCCTTATCTCCGACCCGCAATACCTTATCTCCAAGGGTTGCACACGACACCAATCTCCACTACTCACCGCTACACTATTTAACGACGACACGGCATAAAAGACGGGCGCGCGATATTAAAAAAGAGGAGTAGATGACACTTGCAGCATTTTATTGGCGTTTAGAAGGTTGTTCAAAAGTTGTACACAAAAAGAGGATTTTGCTCATTTCGGCATGATACATCTCATTACATCAATGCCTTGCGTTTTGGAGTTGTTCGGACTATACCCCCGGTCTATTAGACAGTCGAGAGCACATGGACCCCGAGGAATTGCCTCGGGTTCATCGCCTAGAACGGGCTTCTTGATAGAGTCACTGATTAGAATACTTAATCATGAAACCTATTACTATAAACTGCTATTCCACCCACAGTGATGATTATACAATACTACTTCTTAACCTTGGTACTAACATAGCCGCTTCGGCTGAAGCGATCTCACACACCATATGCACTCACCCACACTTGATCGCTTCTCAACGGCCTTTGCCCGGCATTCGCTATTTCTAGTGCCGAATGGCTCACACCTTTATCTCTCCGTTCCCATCCGGCCGAGCATCGGTGGTTCGTGACCCTTCTTTCCCCGCAGCGGCCGGTTTGAGGGGGTGGGTGACTAGGGAAGTTTAAAGATGGGATTGTCGGAAGCCAATGTTTTGTTCTATGATTAGATTGGGCTTGGATGAAATTCTATAACTTTTTGAATTGGGTGTGGCTTGCAGAACAAAGACGGAATTTGGTGTTGGTCCGAGTATAGTAAATAACTTTATGAGAAGTTCCTGAGCGTCATGAAGTTCAGTCCATACAAATTCTGAGGCTTGGGGCTTAATAGAGGTGAATGAGATATCACGATGTTCATGCTCAATGATCACTAAATTGCCTAATTCTCGGTTCTCAAGTCGCTGTCATGATATCAGAGGCGTTAAAGAATTGCGcctgatgaggatgattAACTTTACATAGCCAGCCCTCATGGGGAAGTAAAACTTCTGACCAAGTCAAAGAACCGCACCATGCTGAGAGAAAACTACTTTTGATGACACAATACTATTTGTTGGTCCTGGCACGTAGGCCGAAGTTGTTCAATTTCGCAATATACTATGAAACCCATGAGAGTTCGCTAGCCAGTGTTGCCATCTAGATGATATAGCAACTGAATGCAATTTGCACTGGTCTGCCCCAATCCCAGACCTATACTCTGTTCTTTGCCATTTGCTCTCAAATCCCTGTGAGAAGTATTTTGTTGAACTTCGATATTGATCCCCTGTCAAGAAATGGATCACTCTTTGGTGATGTGTAATACAAATGAgacaacaagatcaagaaccctTAGAAGAGTGAGTTTCCCTAGTTGTCGTAGTGATCAAACATAGGAAGATCAGAATCATCAGACTCCTCAgactcatcatcactgtcaTATTCACTCTCACCATCGCTCCCCATCCCGACCTGTCCTCCACGAGTATCTCCTAGAATCGCCTCAAGCTGCTGCCGCAGTTCCGCATTCTGCTTGCGGATCTTGTTCCTACGGCGCCGGAGCATATCCTCACAGTACACAGACAGAACATTGTCTGAAGATCCAGGCTGTCGAGATTCCCAGTTGGCAGCAGCCCGGGCTGCAATGTGCAGCAGTTGACGGGCCTGATGGTGGTGAATCTCTTCTGTATCCCCTTTATGAAGTTCATACTCCTTGTCATCCGAGATTCTATCAAGAGTCTCGTGGAAAGTTTCGACAGTCTCGATGCAGAGCTCTAGGGCAGACTCCTTTGTCATGCCAAGGGACGTAGAGATAGAGAATTTGGGCTTAGAGTTCCCAGTCACTTCCTGCCACACAGCGGACAGAACCTCACGTTCTTCGGCGGCGCGCTCGACTCGGTCGCGGTGATCTTGAGTAAGAACATTGGTGATGTAGGCGCCGTTCATGAACTGGTTGTGGTTCGCAATCTTGAAGTCCTCGGCATACTAAGCGGCGAGAGCATTGTTGAGCTGGTTGCGAAGTAGACGGACATGCATACGGTACAGAACAGTGTCGCAGAGAGTACCAGACCAAGTACCCTGAGCGAAGACAAGAGGAATGTCGCCAGGAATCTCAGGCCGAGAGTTGTAGACAAGGCTGAGGTCCCACATACGACGGATGACGCGGAGAGAAGTCTCGCCATacttgatgacgatggtcTTGGAGAGACCATACATCTCATTGCTGTCTTGCTTCTGATACTGCGCGATCTCCTCGCAGAGTGGACCGATGACGTCCTTGAGGGATCGGTTGTCGAGTTCTTTAGCGTAGCGGAGCTGGTTATAGAGGTGAGTGTTTCGGATGATAGCGTGAGGGACGGTTAGAGCGAATGGGCCTGGGGATGGCTCGGACCTGCGCGAGTAGGCCTCGACGTTGAGGCCCTCGGACCAGGGGACGGTGACGAGCTTGGAGGGGAGCTCTGGGGGAGACATGATTGATGGTCGATGATGTCGTGATTCTGAGTGATTGTTAGAGAACGAAGGGATCTGGCTGAGATATGTGTCTGGATCGAATTGATGATGGGAGGTGGAGGGAGAGTCGCGTAAATTTATGTGCGAGAGGATAAGAAAACGGGGCAGAAGAGTGAAGACCAAGCACTGCAGACGGACAATAGAGGCATTGCCACGTTCAAACAGTATCGTCGTGGTTACGGCATATGGTTCTCTATTGTTGATTGTAGGTCAGATGACGTTCGATCAGAGCGAAAGCGGAGCGTAGAAACAATAGGAGATGAAACATATCGGCAATAAAGGAATACGCATAAAAGGGTATCATTGACATTTATCTAAATAACTAACTTAATCCTCCTTCAAATATCACCCCGTCTGTCTGTATGCTCAGGGTTCTCCAGGCAGTCTTTTGGGAGCCTAGCTTTAGCCATCAAGGTCAACAGAATGGCGATAGGTTCCTTTGTTCCAATAATCGCTGAACCTCAGGAAAGAACCCTGCCTGGTGCATCATCCGCGTCGTCCTGAGTGCCGTAGAGTCGTAGGTATGTGCTGTGGATGATGATCTCGCTTTGTGATATGACCCATTCCGCCATGTCCTAATTTGTACCAAACTCGTCGCCTCCTAACGTATAGCGCATATGTTCCTCTCTGCTGATTTCACACCGACCCGTGGCCGGTCGCGATACTCTCATGACGCTGGAGGATGGGGATTATTTCCCACCGTCTTGTACATATCCCTCagctcaaactcatcataacCTCCCTCGGGAATCTCCCCAATAACCTTAGCCGGCTGTCCCGCAACGATAGAAAAGCTCGGAATGACCATGCTCGGCGGCACAACCGTCCCATCCAACACTTTGACGTAGTCCTTTAAAATAGCAAACTCTCCGATCGTACACCCCTTTCCGATCTGCACATGGTTTCCCACAGCTGCAGCTTGCACTACTGTCCCTTGGCCAACAAAGACGTGGTCTCCTATGCGCAGTGGCATGTATGTAAAAGCGCCCTTGTATATGCGGCCTGGTGGACGCAGCAGGACACCTCGAGCTAAGAAGCAGTATCGGCCTATGGCGACGGCTGTGTTGTTCGCTGGCGAGCTACcagaggatgacgatgtGGCTGTCCGAGCGAGATCACCGCGGATCATGACTTCAGGTTGGATGACGGTTTTGCCGCCGAGCATGATGTTCTGAGTACCGACAAGGACAGCTTTGCGTGCGACCTTGTTACCTGTGTCCTATAACAGCGTTAGCATCGAGTGATTCGGAGGTCGCAGAGTAGCTTACGGTCTCGATGTACTCGCCTTTGGGAGGTCGGCGAGACATGTTGGGCGGTTCTTGAAGCCGGTGGAGGGCCGGAGCGGAGGCGGAGacggagatggaggagagatCGGGCGGTGTTGGAGTTGTTTTGGCGGTCGCTAGGCCGATGTCATGGACAAGTGGGGCCGCATTTACGCAGGCGACGGGGGCCTCAATTAGATGCAGTAAAGCCAAGGCACGGCAACGCAAGGCAACGCGTACCAAGTAAATAGATGTTGTAATTATCGAATCATATGATATGCTGTGTAACAGAATCTAATTTGCTGTCGAATGAGAAAACTACTAACGAGGTACTGTTGGTAATGAGCTGGCAACAATCTTACCAACATGATGCTATTTCAGAACAAAGAAAGCCTTGCTGAGCCTTGAAAGACGTTAGAGCAAACATTgaatacctacctaccttgGCCTTCCAAGCGCCGTCATGACCAACAACTGATAAACCCAACAAGCGATACATTTGCCAACCGCAATCAGTAGATTACCAACCAACACCTCATCAAGCATCTCCATATTTTACTACCTGCATATAACAAACATCCAGAGTGTGTCACAAGATTGCTGTAATTCCCACACTTGGTCCGATTGAGTCTTGTCCTACACCAACctctcaactcaactccTCGAATTGGATAGCCAATGATACTCTGACCATAAGCTAACCGTAAGCTAAGGAATTGAGAATCCTTTGAACTAAACGCAAACAGTTTAGTTTGTATACGATAAAAGGAAACGGACTCCAACCTCCCGCTAAAAA
This DNA window, taken from Fusarium oxysporum f. sp. lycopersici 4287 chromosome 7, whole genome shotgun sequence, encodes the following:
- a CDS encoding hypothetical protein (At least one base has a quality score < 10): MTDNHIEAKASTTTKSPIERKPVGGIPPESPSVERAPTLPPRPAQDSDEKTSEALKCDTCSVPRKAGSTRSKSPPTPIKVDKTQPEDFEGELATNNDLPSAETLNKIENYIVLDRHGKSHPFKTLYTGSNVARRVLIIFVRHFFCGNCQEFLRSLSEAITPEALLRLPVSTFIAVIGCGDPALIDMYVNETGCRFPVYTDPTRSLFDALGMSKTLQLGTKPAYMRRSMMHSIVGSIVQGVKQIPTGNVLKMGDQRQVGGEFLFEPRDILTPVSTPRDEKAKPISAFEEAEERGPDHDGNEEKRVTWCHRMKTTRDHAEIPELIEVLGLDQTATAGRDVSRGSITSARKGKGHSMAQEIRKLSAERSRTSNET
- a CDS encoding methionyl aminopeptidase, with protein sequence MAAQVPTEALKELNVADGSQKPGANTQSKTDAAGDDHGEDDSEDEANGTAPAEGAAKKKKKRKPKKKKKNPTSQSDPPRVQVSQLFPNKSYPHGEEVEYKDENNYRTTDEEKRHLDNLNSDFLADYREAAEIHRQVRQWTQKNVKPGQTLTQIAEGIEDGVRALTGHAGLEEGDSIKAGMGFPCGLSLNHCAAHYTPNAGNKMVLQQEDVMKVDFGVHVNGRIVDSAFTMSFDNKYDNLLKAVQEATNAGIREAGIDARVGEIGGVIQETMESFEVEIDGTTYPVKSIRNLTGHNILPYSIHGTKAVPIVKSNDQTKMEEGDVFAIETFGSTGNGYVRDDMETSHYAKRGDSQHVDLRLSSAKSLLNVINKNFGTLPFCRRYLDRLGQDKYLLGLNNLVNAGIVEAYPPLCDKKGSYTAQFEHTILIRPTVKEVISRGDDY
- a CDS encoding dynactin 5, coding for MSRRPPKGEYIETDTGNKVARKAVLVGTQNIMLGGKTVIQPEVMIRGDLARTATSSSSGSSPANNTAVAIGRYCFLARGVLLRPPGRIYKGAFTYMPLRIGDHVFVGQGTVVQAAAVGNHVQIGKGCTIGEFAILKDYVKVLDGTVVPPSMVIPSFSIVAGQPAKVIGEIPEGGYDEFELRDMYKTVGNNPHPPAS